The nucleotide sequence TTTCATTGTGGTTGTAACTGCAAACTGGGCAAAAAGCGAATCAACTTGCTTACTCCAGAGATCTAAAAGGTCTGATGGAGCGTACCAAGCTACAACTCCTTTTATGCCCTTCATCTTTTCAAAATGATTATAGTAAGAGTTATATGCTGCATAATAAAGGGACAACGTACCACCTGCTGACGTCCCCATCAACACGATATTTTCTTTGTCTAAACTGAGCTCTTCACTATGATCTTTTATATAATTTAGGGCATCGTTGTAATCTTCTATCAACTCTTCATACTTGTTAAAATAACCATACCTGTAATCTATTGCGACAACAGCAAATCCTCTACTAGCTAAAAACTTGCCCCATGCGGTAACGCTTGATAACTTCCTACTTCCTGTTATCCAACCTCCTCCATGAGCAAAAAAGAGTACAGGATACTTGCTTTTTATTTTAGAAGGATAATATACATCTAATTTCAAAGGTATCTTTTCCTTTTTATACTCTACAGTAATTGCATCAGTATAAGAACCTTTCTTAACTTCCAATGGAAGATTACCAAATACAGATTTCTTTATTGTTTTTACGTTTAATAGAATTATTAGAAAAAAAGTTATTAAAGCATTCCAGAAAAAGAGAAAAAACAAAAGAATAAATCCAAAGATTTTAGCAATTTTTTTATACTTATTCTTCTCAGAAACTTCTTCGTTCACGTTTTCGTTAATTATTCAAATCACTCCAATAGAGTTTTATTATCTATTAACCTTAATTTTTTCTCTGTTTATAACAAAAATATCTGATTCTGAATAATAATTAGTAAAAAAAACATATTTTTTGTCTGCAGAATACGTTGGATAGAAGCAGTCATTTGTCAACATGCTCGATAAATTTCTTTTTTCTCCATTATCGTATTCATATATACTGAAATAGGTTCCGTTAAACTCAGAGTACACAAGTAATTCTGAACCGTTAGACCAATTATCGGTTTGATTATTTGGTTGTGCTATTAACGGTGAAATACTGTTTTCTTCGTCAACAAAGTAAACATTCATACTCGCCGTTTGATGGTCAACACCGTAAAAACTAATTTTGTTACCATCCCACTTAGTGGGCCTAAATTTCAAAAGATCCTTTGATTCGGTTAATTTCTCAAGTTTATCGTAGTATAAGTCATAGATCCAAACTTCCGTCCATTGGCCAGTATCTTCATCCATAGTGAATAGAATCAATGTGTTGTCATAAAAATATGGTGAATAAGCATTCTTATCTGGCGGACTTATCCTTTGAATCTCCTTAGTTTCTAAATTATACAATACAATGTCCCATTTTCCAAACAATGTTGTTTGAAAAGTTAAATACTCATCGTTTGGGGAAATATCAGGAAAATATTCGGCAGAGTATTCCAATGGAATCTTCTCTTGTGTACCTTCTTTAAAGTCAAAAATATAAATTTCCCTATTTCCAATATATCTATCACTTACAAGATATAACTTATTATTTTGAAAAACTGGATATTCATCTACCCCTTCCCAAAAAGTGATCTGTAAAACATCCCAATTTTCTCCATACAGAAATCTTTGAATAGATAATGTCTCCAGAGTCTTTACCGCAAATTTTTCTACCCAATCAGCAGTTTCACCAGATTCTTCTGAATAAGAAAAGCCCCCACCATCAAAGTAACCAAAAGCAATTGTGATATTTTCCTTGGTATTTGTAAATATGTTCATTGTCACATCATAATCACTGATATTTATTGAGTTAGACATCGCATCTTTTATTTTTATATTGTACATATAACTTCCAATATTTTTTATTTTTTCTGCAATTTGATTTGTTATCCACGTATTATCGTTTAAATTTATAATCATATTATCTTTGGATAGATTTGCAGAAAAAGATCCCAACGCAATGGAAATAAATGCAAAAACCAAAATTATTTTTTTTATCATCTATTTTCTCACCTTATAAATTTTCTGCAATTTTTCTGAAATGGTAACCGTAAATTGAAAGAGAAATCATCTTTGGTAACGCTTTAGGTTTCTTAAACAAACTCCAAAAAAGAGTTCCCCAATATTGCTTTCTTTCTTTACCAACAATTCCTAAAATAATGATGGATTTAATAAAAGCGTTTATTTCTTGGAAACCTATCTTAGCTTTTGAGAATCCCGGTACTTTATAATTAACCAAAAATTTTTTCAAACGATCATAATAGTTTTCGGGCTGATAAAGCTTAGCAACCAGATTTTTGTAATTTTTGACTAAAAATTCTAAGTTCATCTTTGGAATAATGTTCGTATTGATATCTACATTGTTTCCACTTATTTCTCCCCGTAACCTATTTTCCTTGAGTAATCTTAAATATAATTCACTTCCTCTGGGGGCGTTTAAAATACCAACCATTGCCGTAACTATACCATTTTTTTGTATAAAATCGAATTGCCTATCGAAAATTGTAGGTTTATCGCTATCAAAACCGACAATAAAGCCTCCCTGAATTTCAAAACCAAAACTTTGAATTTTTTTGATAGACTCTTCAAGATCTTGTTTGATATTTTGATACTTGTTAGCTTCTCTTAAACTATCCGGATCAGGGGTTTCTAAACCAATAAAAACTCTGTCAAAGCCTGCTTTGAACATCAGATCCATGAGTTCATCATCATTAGAATAATCTATAGAAACTTCGGTATAGAAAGAAAAAGGGTAATCATGAGTTTCTTGCCACTGTATTACTGCGGGTAATATTTCTTTTTTTAACTTTGATTTATTTGAGATAAAATTATCATCTACAAAGAAAACGGAATGCCTCCAACCTGCATCGTACAAAGATTGAAGTTCTCGGATCAATTGTACGCTTGTCTTAGTTCTGGGTTTTCTACCATTCAAGGCCGCAATATCGCAAAATTCACAATTATATGGGCATCCTCTAGAATACTGGATGCTCATGGACCCATACCATTTGAGATTTAACAGATCCCACCTGGGAGCAGGTGTAGTTTCGATATTACAAAAATTTGGTTTCGCATAATATCTTTTTAATTTATTATTTTTGATATCTTCCACCAGCTCATCCATCAGTTCTTCTGCTTCTCCAAGAACAAAATGGTCCACAGTATTTTGAAATGTATCGGGTTCCATTGTAAAAAGAGGGCCACCAGCGACTATAGGTTTACCATAGTCGTTACATTGTTTGATTACCTTTATCGCAGACTCTCTTTGAACAGCCATGGCACTTATAAAAACATAATCTGAATTCAGTATATCCTCTTTTTTTAATTTTTCGCAATTCATATCCACCAACCTAACGTTCCATTCTTTTGGTAGATAAGAAGCTATTGTAATCAAACCCAAAGGTGGCAAAGCAGCGCGTTTGGAAACAAATTTCAGCGCGTGTTTAAAGCTCCAAAATGTTTCGGGATAAGCAGGATAAACTAAAAGTATGTCCATAGTTACCCCTCCTTATGAGTCTTTTACTGCTATCAGTCTGATGAGCTCTTTCTTATCAATTTAATTATACCACACTTTTTCATTTTAAATTTTAAAAGTGAAAAAAGTGAATATCTTTAGGAAACGTTTTCATTTTTTTAAAAAAAGAATGATAGAATAACTCTAAGTAAACTATGGGAGGAATTTTATGTTTTTAGGATACCACATTCTAATAAAATTTTTTAAAAATGGAGAATTAACAAACGATTTCCCAAGAGGGAGTTATCGCTATTACGAGAAAAATGCAATAGATGGAGATCTCCAAGGTGTCATTCAAGAATTAGACTATTTAAAAGAGCTTGGGATAGATTTGATATATCTTGGACCCATTTTTAAGAGTAAAACTACCCATGGATACGATATTACCAATTATTTTTCTATTTCAGAAAATATAAGTTCCAATTCCGAAGAAGAAGCTAAAGTTATCTTTACAAAGCTTATTGAAGATGCTCATAAAAGAGGAATAAAGGTTATTATAGATCTAGTACTTAACCATGCCTCAAAGGAGTTTGATTTTAATTCCGTCCCTAAAGATTTGACTGTTAAAACTGAATCTCCCCGTTCACCCCAAGAAGAAAGATGGCAAAGATCCTTTTTGTTCTGGAATCTAGATGACGAAGATACAAGAGAATTTTTAATAAGGGTTGGGGAATATTGGTTAAAAAACTATGAAATAGATGGATTTAGGTTGGATCATGCTTTGGGCTTGCCATTATCCTTTTTAGAAGAATTTGCTACAAGGATGAAAAAAATAAAAAAAGATGTGGTAATTTTAGGTGAAGTATGGGAAGACGAAGGAGATAAGTTAAAAAATTTTAATCTTCTCAAAAAGTTCAAAGGGAATGATGCTCAACGTTTTACCAGTATGTTTGATTTTGCTACATACGATACTTTTAAAGAAGTTTTAGGAAAGAAAAATGGATCATTATTACAATTATACAACCAAATAGTATTATCAAACCAATTAAATGAAAAGGAATTTCAGCTAACTTATTTTATAGAAAATCACGATCTTCCAAGGTTCATAGATATATGCCAAGAATTAGAGACATTTTACATCGCACTTGGATTATTAATGGCTCTTACTGGAAATGTTATGCTAGAATATGGTAATGAGATAGCTTTAAAAGGGGACGAGACAATTCATAATTTTCATGAAAGTGGAAGAGTTGCAATGAAATTCAAAGAAGATTGGTCAAATTTAGAAAAAGAAACCTTCAATTACTGTAAAAATCTCATTAATTTAAGGAAAGTTCACCCCTCTCTTTCATCAGGGAGTTACGAGCTAATTACTTCAGAAGAAAATTTACTAATATTTAAAAAGAAAGCAGCATGTGATGAGATAAAAGTAGTAATTTATACTGGAGAACAAGCATATCAATTAGATAAAGAATATTTTGACCTCATTAAAAATACCAAAGTTTTTACATTAAAAAAAGGCATTTATTACCTCGAATAAATTTAAAGTAAACTTTTCAGCTCTGTAAGCTTGGATATACTCATAACATTCTTTTCTTGGGTTACAAGAGTTTCTTCATGATTTTTAAACCAAATGGCGCCAATTCCGCATTTCATTGCTGGTAAGATGTCATTTTCAAGATCATCGCCAACATAAACAATTTCATCTTTAGATTTCTTAGACATTAAAATCGCATAATTAAAAATCTTTTCATCAGGTTTAGGAAAGCCGACATCTTCAGAACTAACTAAAATACTAAAATAATCATATATTCCCGAACTTTTCATTTTAACAATTTGAGTGTCTCTAAAGCCGTTTGTCAAAATTCCCAATTCATACTTATCTTTTAAATACTCCAAAGCTTCCACTGCACCATCGACGAGGAGTTTTTGTTTTGATAAAATATTTAGGTAAGAATTATTCATCTCTTCTATCAAATCCTCTCTATGCTTTATTTTTAAAGCATTTAAAGTAATTTCAAAACGAAGAAGTTTTAATTCTTGTTGGCCTATTTCTTTTTTCCTATACATTTCCCATAGTTGTTTATTTATTTTTTTGTAAGATTCCACAAACTTATCCAAAGATGTTCCTCGAAAAACGTGACCGTACTTTTGATAGACCAACTTCAATGCTTCTTGTGAATTACTTTCAAAATCCCACAGGGTGTGATCTAAATCAAAGTAGATCATCTTTACTTGGTCTTTCAAATATTTCACCTCTATTCTTCAACTAGATAAAATTGCTGAAAAAAATCTCTTTTTTAATTATAACATTAAACCTTTTTTATTCAAAACTTATGAAATAACCTTTATTTAATCTTTCTTTATTAAAAAGCTGACAAAGTTAATTTAATTTTTACTTTTTTTTGTTAGTATAATGTTGGATTTCAATTAGTGATAGAAATAACAAATCTAATATTTAATTTTTTTCATATTTAAAAGTGTTATTTGATCTTTTAGTTTATTTCGTGAACTATTTCACAAAAAAGGGGGTGAAGTTTAAATATTCAACTAAGGTTTTGGTAAAACCCATCTTTTAGTAATTCAAAACTTTTGTTTTAAAAATGCCTTTAGACGGGAGGAAAAAGTATGACTAAAACAGTAGAAAAGGTTCTTGGTTTGTTAAGTTTTGCACTAATTCTCATCCTCGGAAACGCACTTTTAGCAACAGATATGCTTTTTTTTAGACTTTTGATAGGAGTAGGTTTTGGATACACCTTAGCTAGAGCTTATACAGGGTTTGCCGGAAGTGTCAATAGAGCTTATAGAACCGGATCTACTCAACTCATGCGTGCAATGATTTTCATGTTTTTTATAACCTCTTTGATGATCATGGGATTTTTGTTTAATTCAGATCCAACTAATTACAGCCTTTGGATAAGTCCAATTAATTTTGGTTTACTGCTGGGAGCCTTTCTTTTTGGTTTTGGTATGTCCCTGTCCGTTTGTTGTGCTACAGGTGTGCTTACCGATTTAACTATGGGATTTACAAGGGCTTTGATAACATTAATATTTTTTGGAATAGGTGTTTTTCTAGGATTTCCTATTCAAAGAACGGCTGGATGGGTTACCAATTCCTGGATTACATCTCCAACTGGAGCTAAGTTCAATGGAGGTGTTTTTCTACCAGATTTATTCAAATGGGACGGTTTTCAAGGTTATTTGGGAGCTATCTTATTGTTAGCAATATTTTCCTCCATAGTAATTTTTACATCTTACCAATATGAAAAAAAGAGAAGGAAGGAAAAAACTTATTTTGGAGTTCCTTCGGAAAAGGAACAAGAAAGCAGAAAAAAATTAGATCTTTCTAATTTCAAATTTTTTAGTCAAGACACTTATAATCATATATTTGTGAAACCTTGGACTTTAACTGAAGGTGCAGTAATTTTAAGCATACTTTTTGTCCTGTTGTTTGGAGTTACAAAGGCAGGTTGGGGAGCTTCCACTCCACATGGGGTGCTAATAGGCAAAGTACTAATGGTTTTTGGTGTTTCTGGAGAAGCTCTTGCTGAGTTTACAAAAATGCCTGCTGCTACCTTTGCTACACCTTTTTTTCAAAATCCATCGTTAGTTCAAAACTTTGGAATAGTAGTAGGAGCGCTAACTTATCTTCTATCAGCAGGTAAATTTGTTGAGTCTTTTAAATCAGAGTTGCGTGTAACTGGAAAAGAAGCCCTTTTATACTCATTGGGCGGTATTTTGATGGGATTTGGAACTCGTTTTGCTAATGGTTGTAACGTTGGAGCATTATACAGCCCTATAGCCGAATTTTCATTATCTGGTTGGATATTTTTAGCTTTCATGGTTTTAGGTGCTGTGGTTAGCAACAAGATATTTTATAAGATACCATCAAAAACAGATTTTAAAGTGAATAAGGATTAATACTATAGGAGTTAAAAACTTCTTAAAAAACATAAGATCCATTGCTACTATAACTTTTATTTTGTCAAACTAAAGGAGGACTTTAAAATGGGTAAACGAATACTTATAGTTGGAGGAGTTGCAGGAGGTGCCTCTGTAGCAGCAAGAGCAAGAAGGCTTGATGAATCTGCAGAAATAATAATGTTTGAAAGGGGACCTCATGTTTCTTTCTCCAATTGCGCCTTACCATTTCACTTAAGTGGTATGGTAGAAAATAGTGATGATTTGGTTTTGATGACACCAGAGCAATTTAAAAAACAGTATAACATTGAAGCAAGGGTTAACAGTGAAGTTATTAAAATTATAAGGGATCAAAAGAAAGTCATTGTTAGAAATACACAAACGGGAGAAGAATACGAAGAACATTATGACAAATTGGTTCTTTCTCCAGGCGCCAAACCTGTTCTTCCAAAAAGTATTGAAGGAATAGACAGAGCAAATGTATTTACAGTCAGAAACGTGGTAGATATAGTTAAAATTAAAGACTACATAGAAAAAAATAATATAAAAGATGTCGCAGTAGTTGGAGGAGGTTATATTGGAATTGAAGTTGCAGAAAACCTTAAATTAGCGGGTTACAACGTTAATTTGATAGAAGCTTTAGACCAAGTGATGCAACCTTTTGACTATGATATGGTTCAGATCTTACATAAAGAGTTATACGATAACGGTGTAAACCTTATTTTAAGTGATTCTGTAACTAAAATCTTTGATGATTATGTAGAATTAAAATCTGGTAAAAAAGTAAATGCTAGAGCTGTTATAATGGCTGTAGGAGTATCCCCTGAAACATCTTTAGCAAAAGAGGCCGGTTTGGAAATAGGTGAAACAGGTGGGATTAAAGTAGATCATAACTACAGAACAAGCGATGATGATATTTATGCTGTCGGAGATGCTATAGAAACTTATTGTGCTTTATCGTGTAAACCCTTAAGACTACCTCTTGCTGGTCCTGCTCAAAGACAAGCAAG is from Petrotoga mexicana DSM 14811 and encodes:
- a CDS encoding FAD-dependent oxidoreductase, with translation MGKRILIVGGVAGGASVAARARRLDESAEIIMFERGPHVSFSNCALPFHLSGMVENSDDLVLMTPEQFKKQYNIEARVNSEVIKIIRDQKKVIVRNTQTGEEYEEHYDKLVLSPGAKPVLPKSIEGIDRANVFTVRNVVDIVKIKDYIEKNNIKDVAVVGGGYIGIEVAENLKLAGYNVNLIEALDQVMQPFDYDMVQILHKELYDNGVNLILSDSVTKIFDDYVELKSGKKVNARAVIMAVGVSPETSLAKEAGLEIGETGGIKVDHNYRTSDDDIYAVGDAIETYCALSCKPLRLPLAGPAQRQARAAADHIYNIPHINKGTIGSSTVKVFNLNAAATGLNEKKAKANGIPYDFVYIIPQDKVGLMPNSYQLHLKLIYEVPTGRILGAQAISKGDAVKRIDVIATLIRMNGTLEDLKELELCYAPLFSTPKDPVNHAALVGLNLLHGRFRQVPVTKVRELVENGAFIIDCREKDEYEKGHLKTAVNIPLSELRDRLNEIPKDRPVYVHCRSSQRSYNAVMALQGRGFNNVFNISGSFLGICYYEYYLDQITGREKIVTAYNFD
- a CDS encoding alpha-amylase family glycosyl hydrolase; this translates as MFLGYHILIKFFKNGELTNDFPRGSYRYYEKNAIDGDLQGVIQELDYLKELGIDLIYLGPIFKSKTTHGYDITNYFSISENISSNSEEEAKVIFTKLIEDAHKRGIKVIIDLVLNHASKEFDFNSVPKDLTVKTESPRSPQEERWQRSFLFWNLDDEDTREFLIRVGEYWLKNYEIDGFRLDHALGLPLSFLEEFATRMKKIKKDVVILGEVWEDEGDKLKNFNLLKKFKGNDAQRFTSMFDFATYDTFKEVLGKKNGSLLQLYNQIVLSNQLNEKEFQLTYFIENHDLPRFIDICQELETFYIALGLLMALTGNVMLEYGNEIALKGDETIHNFHESGRVAMKFKEDWSNLEKETFNYCKNLINLRKVHPSLSSGSYELITSEENLLIFKKKAACDEIKVVIYTGEQAYQLDKEYFDLIKNTKVFTLKKGIYYLE
- a CDS encoding TolB family protein, whose protein sequence is MIKKIILVFAFISIALGSFSANLSKDNMIINLNDNTWITNQIAEKIKNIGSYMYNIKIKDAMSNSINISDYDVTMNIFTNTKENITIAFGYFDGGGFSYSEESGETADWVEKFAVKTLETLSIQRFLYGENWDVLQITFWEGVDEYPVFQNNKLYLVSDRYIGNREIYIFDFKEGTQEKIPLEYSAEYFPDISPNDEYLTFQTTLFGKWDIVLYNLETKEIQRISPPDKNAYSPYFYDNTLILFTMDEDTGQWTEVWIYDLYYDKLEKLTESKDLLKFRPTKWDGNKISFYGVDHQTASMNVYFVDEENSISPLIAQPNNQTDNWSNGSELLVYSEFNGTYFSIYEYDNGEKRNLSSMLTNDCFYPTYSADKKYVFFTNYYSESDIFVINREKIKVNR
- a CDS encoding B12-binding domain-containing radical SAM protein → MDILLVYPAYPETFWSFKHALKFVSKRAALPPLGLITIASYLPKEWNVRLVDMNCEKLKKEDILNSDYVFISAMAVQRESAIKVIKQCNDYGKPIVAGGPLFTMEPDTFQNTVDHFVLGEAEELMDELVEDIKNNKLKRYYAKPNFCNIETTPAPRWDLLNLKWYGSMSIQYSRGCPYNCEFCDIAALNGRKPRTKTSVQLIRELQSLYDAGWRHSVFFVDDNFISNKSKLKKEILPAVIQWQETHDYPFSFYTEVSIDYSNDDELMDLMFKAGFDRVFIGLETPDPDSLREANKYQNIKQDLEESIKKIQSFGFEIQGGFIVGFDSDKPTIFDRQFDFIQKNGIVTAMVGILNAPRGSELYLRLLKENRLRGEISGNNVDINTNIIPKMNLEFLVKNYKNLVAKLYQPENYYDRLKKFLVNYKVPGFSKAKIGFQEINAFIKSIIILGIVGKERKQYWGTLFWSLFKKPKALPKMISLSIYGYHFRKIAENL
- a CDS encoding alpha/beta hydrolase; translation: MNEEVSEKNKYKKIAKIFGFILLFFLFFWNALITFFLIILLNVKTIKKSVFGNLPLEVKKGSYTDAITVEYKKEKIPLKLDVYYPSKIKSKYPVLFFAHGGGWITGSRKLSSVTAWGKFLASRGFAVVAIDYRYGYFNKYEELIEDYNDALNYIKDHSEELSLDKENIVLMGTSAGGTLSLYYAAYNSYYNHFEKMKGIKGVVAWYAPSDLLDLWSKQVDSLFAQFAVTTTMKGTPKTKFEEYKLYSPINYISERMVPTLLAHGEKDATVPVTTSIKLNQKIKECGVPSALLIHPKGKHSFELELKDVLTQKFVEKTVSFIKKVCQNTETVDTLDRRAV
- a CDS encoding YjjG family noncanonical pyrimidine nucleotidase, translating into MKDQVKMIYFDLDHTLWDFESNSQEALKLVYQKYGHVFRGTSLDKFVESYKKINKQLWEMYRKKEIGQQELKLLRFEITLNALKIKHREDLIEEMNNSYLNILSKQKLLVDGAVEALEYLKDKYELGILTNGFRDTQIVKMKSSGIYDYFSILVSSEDVGFPKPDEKIFNYAILMSKKSKDEIVYVGDDLENDILPAMKCGIGAIWFKNHEETLVTQEKNVMSISKLTELKSLL
- a CDS encoding YeeE/YedE family protein; the protein is MTKTVEKVLGLLSFALILILGNALLATDMLFFRLLIGVGFGYTLARAYTGFAGSVNRAYRTGSTQLMRAMIFMFFITSLMIMGFLFNSDPTNYSLWISPINFGLLLGAFLFGFGMSLSVCCATGVLTDLTMGFTRALITLIFFGIGVFLGFPIQRTAGWVTNSWITSPTGAKFNGGVFLPDLFKWDGFQGYLGAILLLAIFSSIVIFTSYQYEKKRRKEKTYFGVPSEKEQESRKKLDLSNFKFFSQDTYNHIFVKPWTLTEGAVILSILFVLLFGVTKAGWGASTPHGVLIGKVLMVFGVSGEALAEFTKMPAATFATPFFQNPSLVQNFGIVVGALTYLLSAGKFVESFKSELRVTGKEALLYSLGGILMGFGTRFANGCNVGALYSPIAEFSLSGWIFLAFMVLGAVVSNKIFYKIPSKTDFKVNKD